In Truepera sp., the sequence ACTCGCCGGGGCGCGTGCTAAACTCGGGGCCGTGATTCGAACTTCTTCCCTTATGCACAGCGAACCCTCGCCCATCAACTACCGGGCGGGGGTTCTTCGTTAGTGGAGGCGTGATGCTGAACCGATTGGCCGAAGTGCAAACGTTCGATCTCAAGCTGGACGCCTTACGTGAGGACCGCGGCCAGGTCCCACATGAACTGGTCGCTACCGACGCGAAGAAGCGCCGGCTCGAGCAGCTCATGGCGCTCAAGGAGCAGGACCGCGACGTGCTACGCAAACGAGTGAACTCCAACGAGCTGGAGCTCAAGACGCTTCAGGAGCGCCGCCGAGCGGCCGCCGATTCCGCCGTTCGCGCCTCGACGTCGAAGGAGGCGTCGCAGTTCCAGAACCAGGAGCTGCAGTTCGCTACCCGGATCTCCGAGTTGGAGGAAGACACCATGCCGCTCCTGGAGAGCCAGGAGGCCCTGGAGCAGGAGCTGGCCGCTCTGCGCGACGAGTTGGATGCGCTCGTGCCCGAACTCGAGGCGCTGCGCAAGGCCGAGGACGACCGCGTGGCTGCGGTCGACGCGCAGAGCGCAAGCGTGAAGGCCGAGCGCGAGGCGTTGGCGAGGGAGATCACGCCTTCGCTCCTGAAGCAGTACGAGCAGGTACGCAAAGCGCGGCGCGGCGTCGGTTTGGCCGAGGTCATCGGCAACAGCACCTGCAGCGGCTGCAACGTGCGCCTCCCCATCTTCGTGGTGCAACAGGTGCGCCGGGGCGAGGGCGTGACACGCTGCCCGAGTTGCGGCCGCATCCTCTATCACAAGCAGGAGGACTGAACCCGTTACAGAACAGTGAAGCGGGCCCGTGGCCTTCGGGTCACGGGCCCGCACGCTTCCAAGGGGTGAAGGACTAGGGCAGGACGCCCAGCGGGTCCCTGGCGGCGCCGGAGCGCTCGTGCACCTCGAAGTGAAGGTGAGGGCCGGTCGAGAGTCCGGTGGAGCCGACTCGGCCGATACGCTCCGACTGGTTGACGTACTGGCCCACGGAAACACTGATGGAGCTCAGGTGGCCGTACCAGCCCTCACTGCCGTCGGCGTGCCGTATGCGGATCAGGTTGCCGTAACCTCGCGAAGACCAGCCTGCGTACGTGACGGTGCCGGCGCGGGCGGCGCCCACGGGCGTACCGCTAGGCGCGGCGATGTCGATGCCGCGATGGAAGCTGGACGTTCCCATGCCGAGGTTCCTCGGGCCGAAGTACGAGGTCAGTCGACCGTGAACCGGCCACAAGTAGCGGTTCTCCGCCTCCCGGACCTTCTGGAGCCGCGCCAGGGCCTCGGTGGGCGCCACGTTCGGCAGGAAGAGGAACATGCCCGGGGCGACGTCGAAGGGGGAGCGCAGGCCGTTGGCCCTCGCGAAGG encodes:
- a CDS encoding M23 family metallopeptidase, which encodes MSASAILLAIAAFNFAGAEAYALKTVRPGDSVGLIAERYGISVDALLAANDLNGTIIRPGDVLRVPYVAAVGGPASDSLQTPPGFTWYQLGEGETLSAVAGRFGLSIGALVGANPDISSLDRLPSGFELLIPPSAGLVVRLGEGESVLDLIARYDLDPATFARANGLRSPFDVAPGMFLFLPNVAPTEALARLQKVREAENRYLWPVHGRLTSYFGPRNLGMGTSSFHRGIDIAAPSGTPVGAARAGTVTYAGWSSRGYGNLIRIRHADGSEGWYGHLSSISVSVGQYVNQSERIGRVGSTGLSTGPHLHFEVHERSGAARDPLGVLP
- a CDS encoding C4-type zinc ribbon domain-containing protein — protein: MLNRLAEVQTFDLKLDALREDRGQVPHELVATDAKKRRLEQLMALKEQDRDVLRKRVNSNELELKTLQERRRAAADSAVRASTSKEASQFQNQELQFATRISELEEDTMPLLESQEALEQELAALRDELDALVPELEALRKAEDDRVAAVDAQSASVKAEREALAREITPSLLKQYEQVRKARRGVGLAEVIGNSTCSGCNVRLPIFVVQQVRRGEGVTRCPSCGRILYHKQED